TTACTGCCTCCCGGGATCATGCTTCGCTTTATATTCCGTTTTGTTTATCCTGACCTATCGTCCAATAGCGAGGGCACGTGAAATAATTATCTTCATTGCTTCCGGGGTGCCTCCCGGAGCCATAGCTATACCATTGCGCTGGCCAACTTCAAAAATACCATCGTCCAGGCGCCAGTCTCCCTCATCGGTGAAGCTGTAGGGCCCAAAGACTTCTGCCATATCATTAATATACTTGCCACCACCGATTTTTTGATACATGGAGAAATGTGGTCCCCCATAGGCACCTCCCTTCCCACCGGCGTTCCTGATGGAAAGTAGCCGCGCTATCTGAGTGTAGAAATAAATATCTACTACCTTATTGAGCAGGTAGGGATGTTCTTTTAAACGCCTTACTATGTTCGGATTACTCTTACACTGGTCAAAGAATTTCTCAGACAGGTAGTTTCGGGAAATCCTGCCGCCACCACCGTGCTCAACGGCAAAGGTAGCCTGAGTAACCTTCCACCCATCTCCTTCCTGCCCGATCAAGCAGGACTCATGGACTCTGACATCGTCAAAGAAAACCGAGTTCTTGACCGCCTCCTGGGTAGCGCCTGTTGGTCCCCAGGCCCCACTGAAGGTAGTCAGCGGGAACAGGTCGAGAGGTTGGATGCTGATGCCAGGTAAATTGGCGGGAATAATGAAACTGGACAAGTTCTCATGCCTTGGGGCTTCCCGGTCACTGCGTGTTAGCAAATATAATTGCTCTGGTGGTGGGTGAAGTCCCCCAACGAAAATCTTCTGCCCGTTAATGATGAAATATTCACCCTCACGGACGTGACGCAGGGCGTTTGTCTGTTGATTGGCTTCGTCTGTGCCAGCTTCCGGTTCGGTCATAAGCTGCCAGGTAAGGGCGTTACCGGCAAGCATAGGAGGCAGATAACGCTTCTTTTGCTCCTCAGTGGCGCAGGCCAGAATGGCCGGTGCCGTCAAGGTTGTCCAATCGTCGATAATGGGAAGAGAATGCTTTCTCCTGGCCAGCTCATCGGATATAACGACGCTATAGGCACCTTCCAGACCACCGCCGCCATAATCACGAGGGTATCCGGGATAAAGCCACCCCTTCTCACCAAGTTTACAGGCAAAATCGCGCCGCTTATGAAACTGTTCATAGCTCATCTTCTGAGCATCTCTTATGGGCTCTATATCATCGGGCATATTCTCGTCCAACCATGCTCCCACTTCCCTGGCAAATTCTTCCTGCTCACTGGTATATTCCATAGAAAAATCCATTTCTATACCTCCTCTATATACAATATGCAGCCAGTGTCTGTTGCCTGATTTTAGCCTTTCCTTTAATATAATAGAGATTGATTGGGATTTCCCACATCAACTCACAACGAGGCATCCCGGTCCTCATCGTTCTTGTCACCAATGATATGTCCCAGTCACCTGGCTGTCAATCACCCACAGGACTGACACACCGGTCGATGTCAATACAGCAGGAAGTAACCTCTCCCCTGGGCGTGCGGAATGTAGTTACGACAGCAGAAGCGATGCGCCTGAGGACATCAGAATACCGGGGACCAGCGGGGTCGTCCACAAGCGTTCCAAACAGGTCAAAGATGACTGCTTCGTATCTCACAGCTTCACCATCAAATGCGGTCTGCCCGTGGTACCAGGTGTTGTGATTCAGAGGGGCTACTATCACTCAAGACGCTACTCCATGACAATGATGTCCCAGACACGCAAGGCGGGAACGGTAACATGGATAAACCCATCCGTAATGTCAAAGGGAAGTGTAAGCACCTCAGGAAAGTC
The DNA window shown above is from Dehalococcoidales bacterium and carries:
- a CDS encoding acyl-CoA dehydrogenase family protein — translated: MDFSMEYTSEQEEFAREVGAWLDENMPDDIEPIRDAQKMSYEQFHKRRDFACKLGEKGWLYPGYPRDYGGGGLEGAYSVVISDELARRKHSLPIIDDWTTLTAPAILACATEEQKKRYLPPMLAGNALTWQLMTEPEAGTDEANQQTNALRHVREGEYFIINGQKIFVGGLHPPPEQLYLLTRSDREAPRHENLSSFIIPANLPGISIQPLDLFPLTTFSGAWGPTGATQEAVKNSVFFDDVRVHESCLIGQEGDGWKVTQATFAVEHGGGGRISRNYLSEKFFDQCKSNPNIVRRLKEHPYLLNKVVDIYFYTQIARLLSIRNAGGKGGAYGGPHFSMYQKIGGGKYINDMAEVFGPYSFTDEGDWRLDDGIFEVGQRNGIAMAPGGTPEAMKIIISRALAIGR